Within Planococcus citri chromosome 2, ihPlaCitr1.1, whole genome shotgun sequence, the genomic segment GAATCCCACTGGATCGAAATAATTAGACAATGGTAACTTATTTGCgattacatattttgaaacatCGGAAAAATATGCTAAGTTCGAACAATTTGTCAGCACATAATATAAATACATGTTATGCACATTGtagaaaaattaacaataatcaaaaattcacatagaaaaaatataaataggaACATCACATAATATGAATTTAAATTGAggctacataattttttttacgtcttTTCATTACATAGGGTTGTAGAAAAAACGTTTCACAATAATTGTGAtaaaaatatgacaattttacaatatttacaaGTCAAAtccgatttttttgttttttacaataGTCGTCGAAAATAGTAATCTTTGTCGAAAGCTCGTCGTCGAATCAACCATTTCTCGTCGTCGTAATAACCATTTATCATCGCTGAATCACCATTTATCGTCGTTGAATCACCATTTATCGTCATTGAATCACCATTTATCGTCGATTGAATCATATATCTTTGGACTTCGTCGACTTTTTATGGTTTtcgttgtttgaaaaaatgttacaatcGCCTTATGGGCACATGGCATGATTTAAAAACGATGATAATTCATTATGCATAAGGGATGCAAAAAATACATGAATATAATGTGTGAAAATAAATACTTGATAATGAGATTGATACCTATAGTATTAGctattggttgattttttaggctggttttttggaaattgccaaaaaatgaagagtttggtcaaaattctcttCATTGTATTGCtgattttggataaaaaatccctctaattctcaaaattctagCAGACAGCAATTTATAGTGAACACTGTTCCCTATCTTTGGCAGTTTTTGAAGcctcttttttctcaaagtgttagagtacctacctaatgctgACGATCGTATTCATTAGAcagtaagatgattttttctgGCGATTATTTAATGGATGataaagaaatgaataaattaattacttacttgacatttgtcaataaaaaagaaaatgataataaaaattttcgacctaTCAATAATCATTACGACAACAAACATAAGTAAATAAATGCATAATAAAgacaaataaataattttcatgtgGTGATAAATAAATAATCGATCGTTTATCGACTAATTCTTGATGAATAAACGAGACACTATCCTGTGTAAATGatgataaataataaataaatgaaaataaataataataaaaaaaaatgatcaatttttccaatcccTACGTCAGCTTGTTTGATTGGtttgtaatcgatttttcaattttgggttcACTTTAATCTTTTACCTAACTTTTCCCTATTTTacagcaatatttttgaatataaaatagcaaagtttttgatcttgaattttttgctttgttaatacgattattttttcaacatagacAATCAAGTAAATTTGACCTAGTTTCACTTTTGTGCTTGAACTCACTTtttgataatgaatttttttcaaagaaaaggtTTTTTCGTCGTCCTGTTTggctatttttgaaactttcttcAGAATGTCTGcctttttgcgatttttaaaattgattgagaAGACGAGAAGAAGTTGTGatattttcgaatcattttattttcgattttttttcttctttgttttttttttcatcattgtcaACACGTTGGCCAATCACCGAGTTGTATTTGAAGATAGCCAATTAACGAGTAGTATTTTTATAATTCTGAGCAataatattttggcgccaaattcgaaaaagttaccTGCAGTTGTTTTCGTCAATacgataattttaaattttgaggtgggattcattaaaaaatttccaaccaatttttaaatggtaataaattattttctgaattcaattttataaaaatcagacatctttctatcaacaagaagtggaactggaaaaaaaaagtagtaggaaattctatgtaggtacttcataaattataaaaaagatgaagaaatgagaaatcagcttCGAGCTGATATTTAACAGCtaacttagcaaccaatgcatCCATCAACTAATAGTgaaatcaaatgcaaaaactctcttgcaatcagcgaatagctgatagAGTATTTTGAAATCGTTAGGAAATCATTTGTTTTAGTGTTTTAAGGTacacaagtattttttttttcattgctgaaataatgaattatttcaaTGACACGGCGTTCATTACGTTTTTAACCACTGTTATGATATATCAAGGATGGCaccgagtatattttttttacttttttacgaTTTCCTCATCGataatttatcaacttttcaaatgaGCGAAAAAATACACCGATACGCCATTGACATTTACGTCACCTTCAACTTCAAAGAGTTCAGCTATCATATTATTGTATTTCTAATCAGTAaggtatacctacgagtaagaGTATTACCTGTTGATAGCTTATCCTTAAAAAACATTCGaacgttttattttcatttttttttggaatacgTAAAATTTTACCTGTTTTGTGCCAACATTCGTTTGTGCTgaagcgataaaaaaaaatgttggcgtCGAACAAGTGTGTTCAGAATCACTTTGACATTgaaagttattaaatttttaatcagatGTGTATtgcttttgagaaaaaaaaagggtacctaCTTTCTCTCATGATCTTATTCGAGTTTAAATACAGAAATTTGTAGCTATAAGTACGtaaaatttatctaaattttattcagaatacatgtgaacttgaaaaaaaataaccttaATTTAGttgtacattttgataaaataaaagcTTCATGCGATTTTGTGCAAATTCTGGTCGATTCTGAGTATAGCTATACAGTCACTTAGTTCGATATCTAATAATAATATATCGTCGAGATGAAGCCACTTGGATACATTGAAAATTGTATTGTCGAAGAATCCGGGCTTAACGTGTTGGTGAATGGTTGTCCAAAAGCATTCTTCACCGGTGTAAATGTCGCAGTGAACTGTACATTCAAAACAATCgtacatatttgtaaaaaaaagggggaggaATAGGTAAATTTGACATATTGTGAGTTCGGGTAGAGAGCTTACCTGGTCTGAAGTGATAcaagaattttgagcttcaaGTTTAGGTACGATGACTGTCGAGCAACTATGCGTCTGACTCGTAACTGTATCGACAAATGATCCTTGATACGAGTAGTATGGAACAGCAGGCTGCGAAAAAGGTGTCGATGTTATGTCGACAGCTGAAAATTGCGTACCGAGAGATACCGGTGTAGAAGATAAGACTGTGGTCAAGTTCTGAATAGATTGACTCAGCTGGTCGAATGCCTGATTGAAAGTTGAGCACTGAAATCACACAAAGTTGAGATGAAAAACGtaataatatcaaatttttcatttggtttttgttctagggggggggggctcctTTTGGTGAGGCCTGCAATTTGATGATTTGAAGATAATAGACTTACAATATTCAGAAGGAAAACTATTTCGGCCAATCCATCCGGATTATTCACAGCTTTTGAAATCGTATTGTATTTACTGTTCATGAAGAGCACTCTTACTTCAACAGGAGCCCTGAAAATTGCAAATGGGC encodes:
- the LOC135834846 gene encoding carbonic anhydrase 3-like, encoding MFILGRMFCVFLIVSGLCVFGVFVIIFLTSIFAITEITTTYNQNLRYKPLAVDIITSNISTVASDPLNFIEEAIAQTILINTGQSVQTSIQSNNVANMTGGVLGNNTFIYQSFTYYWADNSTNGVTGTKIDGVWAPVEVRVLFMNSKYNTISKAVNNPDGLAEIVFLLNICSTFNQAFDQLSQSIQNLTTVLSSTPVSLGTQFSAVDITSTPFSQPAVPYYSYQGSFVDTVTSQTHSCSTVIVPKLEAQNSCITSDQFTATFTPVKNAFGQPFTNTLSPDSSTIQFSMYPSGFISTIYYY